CCTTTGATGAAGACTTTAAGAAAGTTAATTTTCTCGAAATTATTGATTCGCCGTTATAACTTCCTCCTTGTGAACTATAGCTAAGTAGAGCAATGCGAAGAGACATCCTTGATTTCTCGATTAATTGTGAGAGTAAAACAAGGTTAGTGAGAAGAAACCATAACTTTTCCCAGGATTACCACCCCCTATAGCCCATCCTCTTCATAACCCCCAAGCTGGCTTTAGCCGGTAGGGCAATATACAAAGAACCTGCTTTCAGGCCGAGTCGAAACTGATAAGCCTGTAAACCTTCCAATTGGAACCCTTGCCCTTAAAGGGAAATTCCAAAAACCTTTTAAATTGATTCCATTATGTTTGCGCGAAGGGACGGCTGGCACTTGCTGGCCGTCACCTGGGAGGTGGTGTAAATGGCGAGGATGCATGCTAGAAAGAGGGGTAAGAGTGGTTCAAAGAGGCCCCCAAGGACGGCTCCCCCAATATGGTTGGAGTACACGGTAGAGGACATTGAGAACCTCGTTGTTAAGCTAAGGAAAGAGGGTTACAGCACGGCAATGATAGGAACCATTCTCAGGGATCAATATGGAATACCAACCGTAAAGCTGTTCAGGGATCCAGACAATCCAAACAGGAAGCTAACAATCACGAGAATACTTGAGAAGCACGGATTAGCTCCGGAGATTCCCGAGGATTTAATGTTCCTAATTAAGAGGGCCGTTAACCTTAGGAAGCACCTTGAGCAGCATCCAAAGGATCTGCACTCAATGCGCGGCCTCCAATTGATAGAGAGCAAGATAAAGAGGTTAGTCAAGTACTACAAGAGGAAAGGAAAGCTACCAAAAGACTGGCGTTACGATCCAGAGCAGGCAAAGCTTCTCGTGCGCTGATTCCTTATCCATTTTAATTTGGTGTTTTTAATGGACAAAGAGGGATTTTTGGAAAAGATAAGGGAGGCAGTAGAATTAGTTAAGTTCCACATTGAGTTAGGGCATACCATAAGGATAGTTTCTCATAGGGATGCCGATGGCATAACGGCAGCCGCAATTCTAGCTAAGGCCCTGTTGAGGGAAGGAGCAAACGTGCATGTTAGCATAGTAAAGCAGGTTAGCAAGGAGTTGCTGGATGAGCTTAAGGATGAGGAATATAAGATCATCATATTCTCCGACCTTGGAAGTGGATCGCTTGGATTAATCGAGGAGTACCTGAAAGAGAAGAGCGTAGTGATTCTCGATCATCATCCTCCTGAGGATGTTAAGCTCAGCGAGAAGCACATCTTAGCTAATCCAGTTCAATTTGGAGCGAATAGTGTTCGAGACTTAAGCGGTTCAGGTGTAACTTACTTCTTCGCAAAGGAGCTCAATGAGAGGAACAGGGATCTGGCTTATATAGCAATAGTTGGGGCCGTTGGGGACATGCAGGAAAATGATGGTATCTTCCATGGAATGAATTTGGATATAATAGAGGACGGTAAGTCCCTGGGTATACTTGAAGTTAGGAAAGAGTTGAGATTGTTCGGAAGGGAGACGAGACCCTTGTATCAGATGCTTGCCTATGCAACAAATCCTGAGATACCTGAGATTACTGGAGATGAGAGAAGGGCCATGGAATGGTTAAGAAATAAAGGATTCAATCCAGAGAAGAGGTACTGGGAGTTAAGCGAAGAGGAAAAGAAAAGGCTCCATGATTTACTTGTTATACACATGATAAAGCATGGAGCTGAAAAGGAGGACATAGACAAGCTAATAGGTGACGTCGTGATAAGTCCTCTATACCCAGAAGGTGATCCAAGGCACGAGGCCAGGGAGTTCGCAACTCTATTGAACGCAACGGGAAGGCTCAATATGGGCAATCTCGGAGTTGCAGTCTGCATGGGGGATGAGGAAGCCTATAAGAAGGCCGTTAAGATGGTTGAGGAGTACAAGAGGGAGCAAATAGAGGCTAGAAAGTGGCTAATTCAGAACTGGGATAAGGAAGTCTGGGAAGGTGAAAACGTATACGTTCTATACGTTGGGAGGAACATAAGGGACACCCTAGTTGGAATAGCGGCGAGCATGGCGATAAACGCTGGATTGGCTAATCCAGAGAAGCCCGTCATAGTGTTTGCAGATACGGATGAGAATCCAAATCTCCTCAAGGGTTCAGCTAGAACAACCGAAAAAGCCCTAAAGAAAGGATATCACCTGGGAGAAGCTCTAAAAAAGGCCTCTGAAATAGTCGGAGGAGAAGGAGGGGGGCATGCTATAGCTGCAGGAATAAGGATACCAAGAGCTAGGTTGGCCGAATTCAGAAAGTTGATAGACAAAATTCTTGGAGAACAGGTGAAGGGTAATGAGAATCAAGGCTGAGGCTTATTTAGTTTGGGAATACGAGAGGGAGGAGGTTGCGGAGGCAATAGCCAAGGCTGTTAATGTTGACAACATCTCGATCCCAGATGGTCTTAAGAAAAGTTTAAATTTAATCACGTTCCCCGATGGAGCGAGGGTAGTGACAAAAGTTAAATATGAGGGAGAGATTGAAAGCTTGATAGTTGCTCTCGATGATTTGATATTCGCGATCAAAGTTGCTGAGGAGGTGTTATGATGGCCGCGAAGAGGAGGGTTTCAGCTGCTAAGGATAAGTGGAAGCTCAAGCAGTGGTATGTAATTTATGCCCCAGACTTCTTTGGGGGAGTTGAAGTTGGATTGACACCAGCTGATGATCCACAGAAGGTAATAAACAGGGTTGTTGAGGTAACACTAAAGGACATAACTGGAGACTTCACGAAGGGGCACGTGAAGCTGTACTTCCAGGTCTACGATGTTAAGGGACAGAATGCCTACACTAAGTTCAAGGGAATGAAGCTTGCCAGGAGTTACATAAGGTCACTTGTGAGAAGGAGAACCACAAGGATAGATGGGATATTTAACATAACGACAAAGGATGGCTACAAGCTTAGGGTGATGGCCATGGCAATAGCCATGAGGAGGATTCAGACAAGCCAGGAGAGGGCCATAAGGAAGATCATGCAGGAGATTATATATAAGAAGGCTGAGGAGCTAAACTTCAAGGACTTCGTCCTCGAAGCGGTAAACGGAAAGATTGCCGCTGAGATAGCAAAGGAGGCCAAGAAGATTTACCCACTTAAGAAAGCTGAGATAAGGAAAATAAAAGTTCTTGGAGAGCCAGAAGCTGCTACT
The window above is part of the Pyrococcus sp. NA2 genome. Proteins encoded here:
- a CDS encoding DHHA1 domain-containing protein, whose amino-acid sequence is MDKEGFLEKIREAVELVKFHIELGHTIRIVSHRDADGITAAAILAKALLREGANVHVSIVKQVSKELLDELKDEEYKIIIFSDLGSGSLGLIEEYLKEKSVVILDHHPPEDVKLSEKHILANPVQFGANSVRDLSGSGVTYFFAKELNERNRDLAYIAIVGAVGDMQENDGIFHGMNLDIIEDGKSLGILEVRKELRLFGRETRPLYQMLAYATNPEIPEITGDERRAMEWLRNKGFNPEKRYWELSEEEKKRLHDLLVIHMIKHGAEKEDIDKLIGDVVISPLYPEGDPRHEAREFATLLNATGRLNMGNLGVAVCMGDEEAYKKAVKMVEEYKREQIEARKWLIQNWDKEVWEGENVYVLYVGRNIRDTLVGIAASMAINAGLANPEKPVIVFADTDENPNLLKGSARTTEKALKKGYHLGEALKKASEIVGGEGGGHAIAAGIRIPRARLAEFRKLIDKILGEQVKGNENQG
- a CDS encoding 30S ribosomal protein S15, whose translation is MARMHARKRGKSGSKRPPRTAPPIWLEYTVEDIENLVVKLRKEGYSTAMIGTILRDQYGIPTVKLFRDPDNPNRKLTITRILEKHGLAPEIPEDLMFLIKRAVNLRKHLEQHPKDLHSMRGLQLIESKIKRLVKYYKRKGKLPKDWRYDPEQAKLLVR
- a CDS encoding 30S ribosomal protein S3ae, which gives rise to MAAKRRVSAAKDKWKLKQWYVIYAPDFFGGVEVGLTPADDPQKVINRVVEVTLKDITGDFTKGHVKLYFQVYDVKGQNAYTKFKGMKLARSYIRSLVRRRTTRIDGIFNITTKDGYKLRVMAMAIAMRRIQTSQERAIRKIMQEIIYKKAEELNFKDFVLEAVNGKIAAEIAKEAKKIYPLKKAEIRKIKVLGEPEAATAAA
- a CDS encoding KEOPS complex subunit Pcc1, which codes for MRIKAEAYLVWEYEREEVAEAIAKAVNVDNISIPDGLKKSLNLITFPDGARVVTKVKYEGEIESLIVALDDLIFAIKVAEEVL